From one Streptomyces sp. 846.5 genomic stretch:
- a CDS encoding LapA family protein, with product MARKSDTAEGRKIGGLTVNARMVVFAVVAILALWFILMNTSSVKIHLWGLSTVSSPLWLVLAVILVAGMLLGWFVRRYRDRG from the coding sequence ATGGCCAGGAAGAGCGACACCGCAGAGGGCCGCAAGATCGGCGGGCTGACCGTCAACGCGCGGATGGTGGTCTTCGCGGTCGTCGCGATCCTCGCCCTCTGGTTCATCCTGATGAACACCTCCTCGGTGAAGATCCACCTCTGGGGCCTCTCCACGGTCAGCTCGCCGCTGTGGCTGGTGCTGGCGGTGATCCTGGTGGCCGGGATGCTGCTGGGGTGGTTCGTGCGGCGGTACCGGGACCGCGGCTAG
- a CDS encoding lytic transglycosylase domain-containing protein has translation MPRRTAAIIAAVSVSGLAVAGVVVAETSAATPTAAVSQADSLQKVADLQTAASASASASAQAAAEKAAVAKAAALKAAAVRASASASAAAKAAADKAAAEKAAAAKVAAEKAAAERAAAAKAAADRLAAEKAAAARAAAAATQAASRSQTRTTISGSPQSIAAQIVPADQLASFDEIISHESGWDVHATNASSGAYGLGQALPGSKMASAGSDWQNSAETQIRWALSYMNDRYGSPNAAWQFWQANNWY, from the coding sequence GTGCCCAGGCGCACGGCTGCCATCATCGCCGCAGTCTCCGTGAGCGGCCTGGCCGTCGCCGGCGTCGTGGTCGCCGAAACCTCCGCCGCGACCCCGACCGCAGCCGTCTCGCAGGCCGACAGCCTGCAGAAGGTCGCCGACCTGCAGACCGCCGCTTCCGCCTCGGCCTCTGCGTCCGCCCAGGCCGCCGCCGAGAAGGCCGCCGTCGCCAAGGCCGCGGCTCTGAAGGCCGCCGCTGTCCGGGCCTCCGCGTCCGCCTCCGCCGCAGCCAAGGCCGCTGCCGACAAGGCTGCCGCGGAGAAGGCTGCCGCTGCCAAGGTCGCTGCGGAGAAGGCCGCCGCCGAGAGGGCTGCCGCCGCCAAGGCCGCCGCCGACAGGCTCGCCGCGGAGAAGGCCGCCGCCGCCCGCGCCGCAGCCGCCGCCACGCAGGCCGCCTCCCGCTCGCAGACCCGGACCACCATCAGCGGCAGCCCGCAGTCGATAGCCGCGCAGATCGTCCCGGCCGACCAGCTGGCCTCCTTCGACGAGATCATCTCCCACGAGAGCGGCTGGGACGTCCACGCCACCAACGCCTCCTCCGGCGCCTACGGCCTGGGCCAGGCCCTGCCCGGCTCCAAGATGGCCTCGGCCGGCTCCGACTGGCAGAACAGCGCCGAGACCCAGATCCGCTGGGCCCTCAGCTACATGAACGACCGCTACGGCAGCCCGAACGCCGCCTGGCAGTTCTGGCAGGCCAACAACTGGTACTGA
- a CDS encoding helix-turn-helix domain-containing protein: MQTDDRRAADLEELGLTNYEARVYLALIRRDVFTAAEVAREAQVPRQRVYDVLEGLTRRQLAVLHPGRVAGYSAVAPEIAVDRLMEQQRRSLGRLERLSDELARELLPTWDSGRTHTDPLDYVEVLRDAADISERFARIQSEAERELLSFSRPPWVTPSENTAGLEATARMHAAGRTNRALYSRDVLDDPAMLEVIRRFAEVGEEIRIADSLPLKLIVTDGSTVLCDMPDPVARTGATTALVIRHPSLAETLRLAFHSIWEQSPTLEEALKLRDAASRSETAPAEDEAEDEAAAEDPS; encoded by the coding sequence ATGCAAACGGACGACAGGCGCGCAGCGGACCTCGAAGAGCTCGGCCTCACCAACTACGAGGCGCGGGTGTATCTCGCGCTGATCCGGCGTGACGTGTTCACTGCAGCGGAGGTCGCCCGCGAGGCGCAGGTACCCAGGCAGCGGGTGTACGACGTGCTGGAGGGCCTGACCCGGCGCCAACTCGCGGTCCTGCACCCGGGACGGGTGGCGGGCTACTCCGCGGTCGCCCCCGAGATCGCCGTCGACCGGCTGATGGAGCAGCAGCGCCGGTCCCTTGGCCGGCTGGAGCGGCTCTCCGACGAGCTCGCCCGGGAGCTGCTGCCGACCTGGGACAGCGGCCGCACCCACACCGACCCGCTGGACTACGTCGAGGTGCTGCGGGACGCGGCCGACATCAGCGAGCGCTTCGCCCGGATCCAGTCCGAGGCCGAGCGCGAGCTGCTGAGCTTCTCCCGCCCGCCGTGGGTGACCCCGTCCGAGAACACCGCGGGCCTGGAGGCCACCGCCCGGATGCACGCCGCCGGCCGCACCAACCGCGCGCTCTACAGCCGCGACGTGCTGGACGACCCGGCGATGCTGGAGGTCATCCGCCGCTTCGCCGAGGTCGGCGAGGAGATCAGGATCGCCGACAGCCTGCCGCTGAAGCTGATCGTCACGGACGGCTCCACGGTGCTGTGCGACATGCCCGACCCGGTGGCCAGGACCGGCGCCACCACCGCACTGGTGATCCGGCACCCCTCGCTGGCGGAGACCCTGCGGCTGGCCTTCCACAGCATCTGGGAGCAGTCGCCCACCCTGGAGGAGGCGCTGAAGCTGCGCGACGCCGCGTCAAGGTCCGAGACGGCGCCGGCCGAGGACGAAGCCGAGGACGAAGCCGCCGCGGAGGACCCTTCGTAG
- a CDS encoding putative Ig domain-containing protein — translation MCLTLPPVGGGPPHEGVPDAGLIPLEGRLLHTPSTTRRGLRRAAVAAISAAALVGGFFAAAAPAGAATSQSGSSAAVHVKRLCSAPAHTHQMACLALARTDVTQPSAFKANAVSPLATPSGYGPTSLKSAYALPSNGGSGATVAIVDALDDPNAESDLAAYRSQYGLSACTTANGCFKKVNQTGGTSYPTADSGWAGEISLDLDMVSAIAPAAHIILVEASSATMSDLGTAVNEAVALGAKYVSNSYGGSEDSTDTSSDSSYFNHPGVAITVSAGDSAYGAEYPAASKYVTSVGGTSLSTSSNSRGWTESVWSTSSTEGTGSGCSAYDAKPTWQTDTGCTKRTISDVSAVADPATGVAVYDSYGASGWQVYGGTSASSPIIASVYADAGTPGSSDYPAKYPYQHTSALNDVTSGNNGSCSPAYLCTAEVGYDGPTGLGTPNGLTAFTAGTSTGNTVTVTSPGTQSTTVGTAVSLQISASDSASSTLTYSATGLPAGLSISSSTGLISGTPTTAGTSSVTVTATDATGASGSASFSWTVSTTVTGGVTNGGFETGSLSGWTSTGITAVTASAAHSGSYGAMVGSTSPSNTSSVAQTFTAPTGSTKLSFDYNVTCPDTVTYDWATATLKDNTSGTTTTVLAKTCVSSSGWITKSATITAGHSYTLTLTSKDDNYAGDPTYTYYDNVTVS, via the coding sequence ATGTGCCTGACGCTACCCCCGGTCGGTGGCGGGCCGCCCCACGAGGGCGTCCCGGATGCCGGCCTCATCCCCCTGGAGGGCCGTCTGTTGCACACCCCCAGCACCACTCGTCGAGGACTGCGCAGAGCCGCAGTCGCCGCAATCTCCGCCGCCGCGCTCGTCGGCGGGTTCTTCGCGGCTGCCGCCCCGGCGGGCGCGGCCACCAGCCAGAGCGGGTCATCCGCCGCGGTTCACGTCAAGCGGCTCTGCTCCGCTCCGGCGCACACGCACCAGATGGCCTGCCTCGCGCTGGCCAGGACCGACGTCACCCAGCCCTCGGCGTTCAAGGCCAACGCGGTCTCCCCGCTGGCCACCCCCTCGGGCTACGGCCCCACCAGCCTGAAGAGCGCCTACGCCCTGCCGTCCAACGGCGGCTCCGGCGCCACGGTGGCCATCGTGGACGCCCTGGACGACCCCAACGCGGAGTCCGACCTGGCCGCCTACCGCAGCCAGTACGGGCTGTCCGCCTGCACCACCGCCAACGGCTGCTTCAAGAAGGTCAACCAGACCGGCGGCACCAGCTACCCGACCGCCGACTCCGGCTGGGCCGGGGAGATCTCGCTGGACCTGGACATGGTCTCCGCGATCGCCCCCGCCGCCCACATCATCCTGGTCGAGGCCAGCTCGGCGACCATGAGCGACCTGGGCACGGCCGTCAACGAGGCCGTCGCGCTGGGCGCCAAGTACGTCTCCAACAGCTACGGCGGGTCCGAGGACTCCACCGACACCAGCTCCGACTCCAGCTACTTCAACCACCCGGGCGTGGCGATCACCGTCTCCGCCGGTGACAGCGCCTACGGCGCCGAGTACCCGGCCGCCTCCAAGTACGTCACCTCGGTCGGCGGCACCTCGCTGTCGACGTCGTCCAACTCCCGCGGCTGGACCGAGAGCGTGTGGTCCACCAGCAGCACCGAGGGCACCGGCTCCGGCTGCTCCGCCTACGACGCCAAGCCGACCTGGCAGACCGACACCGGCTGCACCAAGCGCACCATCTCCGACGTCTCCGCCGTCGCCGACCCCGCCACCGGCGTGGCCGTCTACGACAGCTACGGCGCCTCCGGCTGGCAGGTCTACGGCGGCACCAGCGCCTCCTCCCCGATCATCGCCAGCGTCTACGCCGACGCGGGCACCCCGGGGTCGAGCGACTACCCGGCCAAGTACCCGTACCAGCACACCAGCGCCCTCAACGACGTCACCAGCGGCAACAACGGCAGCTGCTCCCCGGCCTACCTCTGCACCGCCGAGGTCGGCTACGACGGTCCCACCGGTCTGGGCACCCCCAACGGCCTGACCGCCTTCACCGCCGGGACCAGCACCGGCAACACCGTCACCGTCACCAGCCCCGGCACCCAGAGCACCACTGTCGGCACCGCGGTCTCGCTGCAGATCAGCGCGTCGGACTCGGCCAGCTCCACGCTGACCTACTCGGCCACCGGCCTGCCGGCCGGCCTGTCCATCAGCTCCTCCACCGGCCTGATCTCCGGCACCCCGACCACGGCGGGCACCTCCTCGGTGACCGTCACCGCCACCGACGCCACCGGGGCCTCCGGCAGCGCCTCCTTCAGCTGGACCGTCTCGACCACCGTCACCGGTGGTGTGACCAACGGCGGCTTCGAGACCGGCAGCCTGTCCGGCTGGACCTCGACCGGGATCACCGCGGTCACCGCGTCGGCGGCCCACAGTGGCAGCTACGGTGCGATGGTCGGCTCCACCAGCCCGTCCAACACCTCCTCGGTGGCGCAGACCTTCACCGCGCCCACCGGCAGCACCAAGCTGTCCTTCGACTACAACGTGACCTGCCCGGACACCGTCACCTACGACTGGGCCACCGCCACGCTGAAGGACAACACCTCCGGGACCACCACCACGGTGCTGGCCAAGACCTGCGTGTCCTCCTCCGGCTGGATCACCAAGTCCGCCACGATCACCGCGGGCCACTCCTACACCCTCACCCTGACCAGCAAGGACGACAACTACGCGGGTGACCCCACGTACACCTACTACGACAATGTGACTGTCTCCTGA
- a CDS encoding MDR family MFS transporter, translated as MSDSPVDTATEPTATPPEPVPEAPGDGPHYLSHKQIMVVMGGLMAGMLLAALDQSIVGTALPTIVSQLGGIDKLSWVVTAYLLTSTAATPLWGKISDLYGRRIIFQSAIVIFLIGSALAGLSQNMGELIGFRAVQGIGGGGLMSLAFAIIGDVIPPRERGRYQGLMGAVFGLSSVAGPLLGGWFTDSIGWRWIFYINLPIGLGALVVCSFALKLPVDRREHSIDYLGSAAIVTGVTSLLLYLNWAGTSYGWASWQGLLLLGAAVLLTAGFIVIERRAAEPILPLRLFRNPIFSVGNGFGFFAGFAMFGGIIYLPVYLQAVQGMSATKSGLGMLPAVAGIMATAISSGRLMAKTGKYKIFPIVGVAVIIGSLLLLSTLSNTTAYWQVALYAFAFGAGLGLTMQTMVTAIQNSVDFRDMGVATASATFFRQIGASIGTAIFGTVLTSRLAHYMKQEFAGGGAGSGGGGGAKLDANNVQAIQHLPAAVKEHVTAAFAHSIGDLFLTGVPFIAVALVFALVLKEKPLATAAGAPVH; from the coding sequence ATGTCCGACTCCCCGGTCGACACAGCGACCGAACCCACCGCGACCCCGCCCGAGCCCGTACCGGAGGCGCCCGGCGACGGTCCCCACTACCTGAGTCACAAGCAGATCATGGTCGTCATGGGCGGCCTGATGGCGGGCATGCTGCTCGCCGCCCTCGACCAGAGCATCGTCGGCACCGCACTGCCGACCATCGTCAGCCAGCTCGGCGGCATCGACAAGCTCTCCTGGGTGGTCACCGCCTATCTGCTCACCTCCACCGCGGCCACCCCGCTCTGGGGCAAGATCTCCGACCTCTACGGCCGCCGGATCATCTTCCAGTCCGCGATCGTGATCTTCCTGATCGGCTCCGCGCTCGCCGGGCTCAGCCAGAACATGGGCGAGCTGATCGGCTTCCGGGCGGTCCAGGGAATCGGCGGCGGCGGTCTGATGTCGCTCGCCTTCGCCATCATCGGCGACGTGATACCGCCTCGGGAACGGGGCCGCTACCAGGGGCTGATGGGTGCGGTCTTCGGCCTGTCCAGCGTGGCCGGACCGCTGCTCGGCGGCTGGTTCACCGACTCCATCGGCTGGCGCTGGATCTTCTACATCAACCTGCCGATCGGCCTGGGCGCGCTGGTGGTCTGCTCCTTCGCGCTGAAGCTGCCGGTCGACCGCCGCGAGCACAGCATCGACTACCTGGGCTCCGCCGCCATCGTCACCGGCGTCACCAGCCTGCTGCTGTACCTGAACTGGGCCGGCACCAGCTACGGCTGGGCCTCCTGGCAGGGCCTGCTGCTGCTCGGCGCCGCGGTGCTGCTGACCGCGGGCTTCATCGTGATCGAGCGCAGGGCGGCCGAGCCGATCCTGCCGCTGCGGCTGTTCCGCAACCCGATCTTCTCGGTGGGCAACGGCTTCGGCTTCTTCGCCGGGTTCGCCATGTTCGGCGGCATCATCTACCTGCCGGTCTATCTCCAGGCCGTGCAGGGGATGTCGGCCACCAAGTCCGGGCTGGGCATGCTGCCGGCCGTCGCCGGGATCATGGCCACCGCGATCAGCTCGGGCCGGCTGATGGCGAAGACCGGGAAGTACAAGATCTTCCCAATCGTGGGCGTCGCGGTGATCATCGGCTCGCTGCTGCTGCTCAGCACGCTCAGCAACACCACCGCCTACTGGCAGGTGGCGCTGTACGCCTTCGCCTTCGGCGCGGGGCTGGGGCTGACCATGCAGACCATGGTCACCGCCATCCAGAACTCGGTGGACTTCCGCGACATGGGTGTGGCCACGGCCTCGGCCACCTTCTTCCGGCAGATCGGCGCGTCGATCGGCACCGCGATCTTCGGGACGGTGCTGACGAGCCGGCTGGCCCACTACATGAAGCAGGAGTTCGCCGGCGGCGGGGCCGGCAGCGGCGGTGGCGGCGGCGCGAAGCTGGATGCCAACAACGTTCAGGCGATACAGCACCTGCCGGCCGCGGTGAAGGAGCATGTCACGGCGGCGTTCGCGCACTCCATCGGAGACCTGTTCCTGACCGGCGTTCCGTTCATCGCCGTGGCGCTGGTGTTCGCGCTGGTGCTCAAGGAGAAGCCGCTCGCCACCGCTGCGGGGGCTCCGGTGCACTAG
- the hpnH gene encoding adenosyl-hopene transferase HpnH has translation MGLPLNLTVKMGTYLLKQKLLRREKFPLIVEVEPLFACNLACAGCGKIQHPASVLKQRMPVEQVVKAVEEAGAPMVSLAGGEPLMHPQIDEMTRALLAKGKFVVLCTNAVLLPKHLHKFKPHRNFAWMVHIDGLRERHDESVSKVGVFDQAIEAIKQAKAAGFQVFTNSTFFNNDSPQDVIEVLQYLNDDLKVDRMQISPGYAYEKAPDQDRFLGVEQTRAMFKKAFADGRRKSWRLNHSALYLDFLEGKTDFECTPWAIPSYSLKGWQKPCYLMADGYVDTYQELLDTTDWENYGRGKDPRCDNCMAHCGYEPTAVLATMGSLKESLRAITAG, from the coding sequence ATGGGACTCCCACTTAATCTGACCGTCAAGATGGGCACGTACCTCCTCAAGCAGAAGCTCCTTCGGCGGGAAAAGTTCCCGTTGATCGTGGAGGTCGAACCCCTTTTCGCCTGCAATCTCGCCTGTGCCGGATGCGGAAAGATCCAGCACCCGGCGAGCGTCCTCAAGCAGCGCATGCCAGTCGAACAGGTCGTCAAGGCCGTCGAGGAGGCCGGGGCGCCCATGGTGTCGCTGGCCGGCGGCGAGCCGTTGATGCACCCGCAGATCGACGAGATGACCCGGGCGCTGCTGGCGAAGGGCAAGTTCGTGGTGCTCTGCACCAACGCCGTGCTCCTCCCGAAGCATCTGCACAAGTTCAAGCCGCACCGCAATTTCGCCTGGATGGTGCACATCGACGGGCTGCGCGAGCGGCACGACGAGTCGGTCAGCAAGGTCGGCGTGTTCGACCAGGCGATCGAGGCCATCAAGCAGGCCAAGGCGGCCGGCTTCCAGGTCTTCACCAACTCGACCTTCTTCAACAACGACAGCCCGCAGGACGTCATCGAGGTGCTGCAGTACCTCAACGACGACCTGAAGGTCGACCGGATGCAGATCTCGCCCGGCTACGCCTATGAGAAGGCCCCCGACCAGGATCGCTTCCTGGGCGTGGAGCAGACCAGGGCGATGTTCAAGAAGGCGTTCGCCGACGGCCGCCGCAAGAGCTGGCGGCTCAACCACTCGGCGCTCTACCTGGACTTCCTGGAGGGCAAGACCGACTTCGAGTGCACGCCCTGGGCGATCCCGTCCTACTCGCTGAAGGGGTGGCAGAAGCCCTGCTACCTGATGGCCGACGGCTATGTGGACACCTACCAGGAGCTGCTGGACACCACCGACTGGGAGAACTACGGCCGCGGCAAGGACCCCCGCTGCGACAACTGCATGGCGCACTGCGGCTACGAGCCGACGGCCGTGCTGGCGACGATGGGCTCGCTCAAGGAGAGCCTCCGGGCGATCACCGCGGGCTGA
- a CDS encoding TetR/AcrR family transcriptional regulator, whose amino-acid sequence MSVPRIRRSRSAEHVADTRRALLRAARELFAERGYAATGTEDIVAAAAVTRGALYHHFKDKADLFRAVMAECAQEMAERLVAQETARAEEHPGDAWQLLRSGFQSFLDACNDAQFQRIVLIEGPAVLGHSAWDALVEEHGYVLLAEALTDAIREGNVEELPVGPLTRMLAALISEASLYIARAEDHVRARQEAGLVLERLLIGLGRVPGVSPALVTGQS is encoded by the coding sequence ATGTCAGTACCCCGGATCAGGCGGAGTCGTAGCGCGGAGCACGTCGCGGACACCCGGCGTGCGCTCCTGCGCGCTGCGCGTGAGCTGTTCGCCGAGCGTGGCTACGCCGCGACCGGGACCGAGGACATCGTGGCCGCCGCCGCGGTGACCCGTGGTGCGCTCTACCACCACTTCAAGGACAAGGCGGACCTGTTCCGGGCAGTGATGGCGGAGTGCGCCCAGGAGATGGCGGAGCGCCTGGTCGCCCAGGAGACCGCCCGCGCCGAGGAGCACCCCGGCGACGCCTGGCAGCTGCTGCGCAGCGGCTTCCAGTCCTTCCTGGACGCCTGCAACGACGCCCAGTTCCAGCGCATCGTACTGATCGAGGGCCCGGCTGTGCTGGGACACAGCGCCTGGGACGCGCTGGTGGAGGAGCACGGGTACGTGCTGCTGGCCGAGGCGCTGACCGACGCGATCCGCGAGGGCAACGTCGAGGAGCTGCCGGTGGGGCCGCTGACCCGGATGCTGGCGGCGCTGATCTCCGAGGCCAGCCTCTACATCGCCCGCGCCGAGGACCATGTCAGGGCGCGCCAGGAGGCGGGTCTGGTGCTGGAGCGACTGCTCATCGGATTGGGCCGCGTCCCGGGCGTGTCGCCCGCGCTTGTTACCGGCCAGTCATAA
- a CDS encoding NAD(P)/FAD-dependent oxidoreductase: MSSSAEEPVQHVRVAVVGSGFGGLGAAVRLRQAGVTDFVVLERDTSVGGTWRDNSYPGCACDVPSHLYSFSFAPNPDWPRTYSGQPEIRAYLERIADRFQLRPHLRFDHELRGARWDAAAAHWELDTSQGRYTAEVLVAACGALSDPVVPDLPGIADFPGEVFHSSRWSHDYDLAGKRVAVVGTGASAIQIVPMIQPQVEKLVLLQRTPPWVMPRMDRDIAPAERWLYRHVPATQRALRTAQWAIRESQTGMFVKRPALLRLAERMARRNLDRHIKDPALRAGLTPDYRFGCKRVLLSNTYYPALAQPNVEVVASALEQVRGSSVVAADGSEHEVDAIVFGTGFHVTDMPIGSRITGAAGRTLAEEWKDGMAALRGTTVSGFPNLLFVVGPNTGLGSSSMVLQIESQLNYLVDYLRRLDATGSAALDVTPEAQRRWNEEVQRRMAGTVWSTGGCHSWYLDANGTNTTLWPGTTAQFRRETRTVDLAEYQPVRRQAPVTPTAPVRADA; this comes from the coding sequence ATGAGCAGCAGTGCCGAAGAGCCGGTGCAGCACGTCAGGGTCGCCGTCGTCGGCTCCGGCTTCGGCGGTCTGGGGGCCGCGGTGCGGCTGCGCCAGGCGGGCGTCACCGACTTCGTCGTGCTGGAGCGCGACACCTCCGTCGGCGGGACCTGGCGCGACAACAGCTACCCGGGCTGCGCCTGCGACGTCCCCTCGCACCTGTACTCGTTCTCCTTCGCGCCCAACCCCGACTGGCCGCGCACCTACTCGGGGCAGCCGGAGATCCGGGCCTATCTGGAGCGCATCGCCGACCGCTTCCAGCTCCGCCCGCACCTGCGCTTCGACCACGAGCTGCGGGGCGCCCGCTGGGACGCCGCGGCGGCCCACTGGGAGCTGGACACCAGTCAGGGCCGCTACACCGCCGAGGTGCTGGTCGCCGCCTGCGGGGCGTTGTCCGACCCGGTCGTCCCGGACCTGCCGGGCATCGCCGACTTCCCCGGCGAGGTGTTCCACTCGTCACGCTGGAGCCACGACTACGACCTGGCCGGCAAGCGGGTGGCCGTGGTCGGCACCGGGGCCTCCGCGATCCAGATCGTGCCGATGATCCAGCCGCAGGTCGAGAAGCTGGTGCTGCTGCAGCGCACCCCGCCGTGGGTGATGCCCCGGATGGACCGCGACATCGCCCCCGCCGAGCGCTGGCTCTACCGGCACGTCCCGGCCACCCAGCGGGCCCTGCGCACCGCGCAGTGGGCCATCAGGGAGAGCCAGACCGGGATGTTCGTGAAGCGTCCCGCGCTGCTGCGGCTCGCCGAGCGGATGGCCAGGCGCAATCTGGACCGCCACATCAAGGACCCGGCGCTGCGGGCCGGACTGACCCCCGACTACCGCTTCGGCTGCAAGCGGGTGCTGCTGTCCAACACCTACTACCCGGCGCTGGCGCAGCCCAATGTGGAGGTGGTCGCCTCCGCGCTGGAGCAGGTGCGCGGCAGCAGCGTGGTCGCCGCGGACGGCAGCGAGCACGAGGTCGACGCGATCGTCTTCGGCACCGGGTTCCACGTCACGGACATGCCCATCGGCAGCCGGATCACCGGCGCGGCCGGGCGCACCCTGGCCGAGGAGTGGAAGGACGGCATGGCCGCCCTGCGCGGCACCACCGTCAGCGGCTTTCCCAACCTGCTGTTCGTCGTCGGCCCCAACACCGGTCTCGGCAGCAGCTCCATGGTGCTGCAGATCGAGTCCCAGCTGAACTACCTCGTCGACTACCTGCGCCGGCTGGACGCCACCGGCTCCGCCGCGCTGGACGTCACGCCCGAAGCCCAGCGGCGCTGGAACGAGGAGGTGCAGCGGCGGATGGCCGGCACCGTCTGGAGCACCGGCGGCTGCCACAGCTGGTACCTGGACGCCAACGGCACCAACACCACGCTGTGGCCCGGCACCACCGCCCAGTTCCGCCGCGAGACCCGGACCGTCGACCTCGCCGAGTACCAGCCCGTCCGCAGGCAGGCGCCGGTGACCCCCACGGCCCCCGTCCGCGCAGACGCCTGA
- a CDS encoding SDR family oxidoreductase has product MPKKSLEGQVAVVTGAARGVGAELARALAARGATVALVGLEPEVLERAAAECGPKAGWWEADVTDLTALQAVADQVVARFGRVDVVVANAGIAIGGTFLDSDPAAFQRVIEVNLLGSATTARAFLPALVASRGYLLQIASLAAMVPAPLMTAYCASKSGVEAFAHALRGEVANQGVKVGVGYLSWTDTDMVRGADEDEVMREMRSHLPWPTNRTYPLAPAVQRIADGIARRSVHVYAQGWLRSYQLIRGQAPLVIGRFAPTQLRSLEPRLRATAADRRGLVGRGGAADEQARAARGAAR; this is encoded by the coding sequence ATGCCCAAGAAGTCCCTCGAAGGACAGGTCGCCGTCGTCACCGGCGCGGCGCGCGGCGTCGGCGCCGAGCTGGCCCGCGCTCTGGCCGCGCGCGGCGCCACCGTCGCCCTGGTCGGGCTCGAACCGGAGGTGCTGGAGCGCGCCGCCGCCGAGTGCGGCCCGAAGGCCGGCTGGTGGGAGGCGGACGTCACCGACCTGACGGCGCTTCAGGCCGTCGCCGACCAGGTCGTCGCGCGCTTCGGCCGGGTCGACGTCGTGGTGGCCAACGCCGGGATCGCCATCGGCGGCACCTTCCTGGACTCCGACCCCGCCGCCTTCCAGCGGGTGATCGAGGTCAACCTGCTCGGCAGCGCCACCACGGCCCGGGCGTTCCTGCCCGCGCTGGTCGCCTCCCGGGGCTACCTGCTGCAGATCGCCTCGCTGGCGGCGATGGTCCCGGCGCCGCTGATGACCGCCTACTGCGCCAGCAAGTCCGGCGTGGAGGCCTTCGCCCACGCGCTCCGCGGGGAGGTCGCCAACCAGGGCGTCAAGGTCGGCGTCGGCTATCTGAGCTGGACCGACACCGACATGGTGCGCGGCGCGGACGAGGACGAGGTGATGCGCGAGATGCGCTCCCACCTGCCCTGGCCCACCAACCGCACCTATCCGCTGGCCCCCGCCGTGCAGCGGATCGCCGACGGCATCGCCCGCCGCTCGGTCCATGTCTACGCCCAGGGCTGGCTGCGCTCCTACCAGCTGATCAGGGGTCAGGCCCCGCTGGTCATCGGCCGGTTCGCACCGACGCAGCTGCGCTCGCTGGAACCCCGGCTGCGGGCCACCGCTGCGGACCGCCGC